TGTTCTGCGCCGGCGCGGACCTGAAGGAGATCGCGGCCGAGCGCGCCGGCCAGGATCCCGACCCCCACGCGCCCGGCATGCCCGACCTGTTCTCCGCGATCATGGACGCGCCCAAGCCGGTCGTCGCCAGGCTCAACGGCCCGGCCCGCGCGGGCGGCATCGGGCTGGTCGCCGCCGCCGACATCGCCGTCGCGCCCGCGTCGGCGACGTTCGCGTTCACGGAGGTGCGCATCGGCGTCGTCCCTGCGATCATCTCCGTCCCGGTCTCGGCCAGGATGCACGACCGCCAGCTCAGCCGGTACTTCCTCACCGGCGAGGCGTTCGACGCCGGCGCCGCGGCAGAGGCCGGCCTGCTCACCTGCGCGGTGCCCGACGACGAGGTCGGCGCCGTCACCGAGCGGATCCTGGACGGCCTGCGCCAGTGCGCGCCGCGCGCCCTGAACCGCACCAAGGCGCTGCTCAACGAGTCCGGCTACCGGGAGCGCAAGGCCGCGTTCGCCGACATGGGCGAGTTGTCCCGGGAGTTCTTCGGCGGCGACGACGCCGCCGAAGGGCGCGCGGCCTTCTTCGAGAAGCGCCCGCCGCGCTGGGCGCTGTGACCCCCGCGCCCGCCGCCCGCCGCTCCGGCGGCGGGCGTGGCGCCGACGGAGCGCACCCAGCACAATGGGGGGCGTGACTTACTCCGGAGATACGCGGGTCGGCGGACCCGCCGACGTGCGCGAACTGCCCGAGTTGACCATCAGCAAGCTCGCGGTGGGCCCGATGGACAACAACACCTACCTGCTGCGCTGCAACCGCACCGGTGAGGCGACGCTGATCGACGCGGCCAACGAGGCCGACCGGATTCTGGATCTCATCGGCGACACCGGCCTGGCCCAGGTGATCACCACCCACCGGCACCAGGACCAC
This sequence is a window from Spinactinospora alkalitolerans. Protein-coding genes within it:
- a CDS encoding enoyl-CoA hydratase-related protein, whose product is MPEAAEPLVRGDVDRGIATITLDSPHNRNALSARLRTELAQELAAAVADDTVRAVVLTGTGPVFCAGADLKEIAAERAGQDPDPHAPGMPDLFSAIMDAPKPVVARLNGPARAGGIGLVAAADIAVAPASATFAFTEVRIGVVPAIISVPVSARMHDRQLSRYFLTGEAFDAGAAAEAGLLTCAVPDDEVGAVTERILDGLRQCAPRALNRTKALLNESGYRERKAAFADMGELSREFFGGDDAAEGRAAFFEKRPPRWAL